One region of Gossypium raimondii isolate GPD5lz chromosome 6, ASM2569854v1, whole genome shotgun sequence genomic DNA includes:
- the LOC105772929 gene encoding thiol protease aleurain, with translation MARLTLVSSIILLLCSVAAGSTFEDSNPIQMVSDGLSGFESSVLRVIGHTRHALSFARFAYKHGKRYENVEEMKLRFQIFKGNLDLIRSTNKKGLPYTLAVNQFADWSWEEFQKHRLGAAQNCSATTKGNHQLTDVVLPDSKDWRRVGIVSPVKDQGSCGSCWTFSTTGALEAAYHQAFGKGISLSEQQLVDCAGAFNNFGCNGGLPSQAFEYIKYNGGLDTEESYPYTATNGLCKFSSENVGVKVLDSVNITLGAEDELKHAVAMVRPVSVAFEVVTSFRFYKSGVYTSKTCGSTPMDVNHAVLAVGYGVENGVPYWLIKNSWGAEWGDNGYFKMEMGKNMCGVATCASYPIVA, from the exons ATGGCTCGCTTGACGTTGGTGTCCTCCATCATCCTTCTGCTATGCTCCGTCGCCGCCGGATCAACTTTCGAGGACTCCAACCCCATCCAGATGGTATCCGATGGCCTCAGCGGCTTCGAATCCTCCGTTCTTCGTGTCATCGGTCACACTCGTCATGCTCTCTCCTTCGCCCGTTTTGCATACAA GCATGGGAAGAGGTATGAAAACGTGGAGGAGATGAAGCTACGGTTTCAGATTTTCAAAGGCAACTTGGATTTAATCAGATCCACTAACAAGAAGGGACTGCCTTACACTCTTGCTGTCAATC AGTTTGCTGATTGGAGCTGGGAAGAGTTCCAGAAACACAGATTGGGGGCTGCTCAAAACTGCTCTGCTACCACAAAGGGCAATCACCAGCTCACTGATGTCGTCCTTCCTGATTCG AAAGACTGGAGGCGAGTGGGCATAGTTAGCCCAGTCAAAGATCAAGGCTCTTGTGGATCTTGCTGGACATTCAG TACCACTGGAGCTCTTGAGGCAGCTTACCATCAGGCATTTGGGAAAGGGATCTCCCTATCTGAGCAGCAGCTTGTGGACTGTGCTGGAGCTTTTAACAACTTCGGTTGCAACGGGGGGTTGCCATCCCAAGCCTTTGAGTACATCAAATATAACGGCGGCCTCGATACGGAGGAGTCATACCCTTACACTGCAACAAATGGTCTATGCAAATTCTCTTCTGAAAATGTTGGTGTTAAAGTCCTTGACTCTGTCAACATTACCTTG GGTGCTGAAGATGAATTAAAGCATGCAGTTGCCATGGTCCGGCCTGTTAGTGTGGCATTTGAAGTTGTCACTAGTTTCCGTTTTTACAAAAGTGGGGTTTATACCAGTAAAACATGTGGCAGCACACCCATG GATGTGAACCACGCTGTTCTTGCAGTTGGGTATGGAGTCGAAAATGGCGTTCCATATTGGCTCATTAAGAACTCATGGGGTGCAGAATGGGGTGACAATGGCTACTTCAAGATGGAGATGGGCAAAAACATGTGCG GTGTGGCAACTTGTGCATCATACCCAATTGTTGCTTGA
- the LOC105772928 gene encoding uncharacterized protein LOC105772928 — translation MSATNASNGSRIETYEDFVKVHDLLLAASGLPQSLHFKLFQKLASETFDGGAHFEIEPCEEGRQRRLLLTSETMAKDSNVFLIDHAWTFRLPDAYKQLQEVPGLVQRMAALMCVDVEDDGGSEQAAESGGKMTAEEVLESEIRNAKETGDGFVRWLELEELGLDDATFLSLNLSTKFPDLLALSLCGNKLENQEKLVEEVTKFKNLKALWLNNNPVLEKSDCGMEDAILQGCPKLEIYNSRFTHNFGEWALGFCADVYGKDNPASSHQGNLPLQSVTSLDLSNRGIHNLINKAFSPFEMPNLSYLNIRGNLIEENSVSDLFGLLKAFYCLQSLEVDIPGPLGDSAVEVLESLPTLSSLNGVDASKILESENHIVDSMLQLRLPEWTAEEPLADRVLNAMWLYLMTYRLADEEKLDENPVWYVMDELGSALRHSDEPNFRMAPFLFMPEGKLASAVSFSILWPTQNVKRGDECTRDYLFGIEEDKQRSARLTAWFYTPQKYFIQEYEKHLKKLQSKCLPSLSVKSSATTVVHRSDGSALRVYTDIPQIEEFLTRPEFVITNEPKDADIIWTSLQIDEEVKKAVGITDQQYINQFPFEACLVMKHHLADTIQKAQGSPGWLQPTYNLETHLSQLIGDYCLRKRDGLNNLWILKPWNMARTIDTTVTDNLSAIIRLMETGPKICQKYIEHPALFQGKKCDLRYIVLVRSINPLEIFLADVFWVRLANNLYSLEKHSLFEYETHFTVMNYGRRLNHMNTPEFVREFEKEHQVKWLDIHQRVKSMIRSVFESAASLHPEMHDPKSRAMYGVDVMLDASFQPKLLEVTYCPDCMRACKYDTKAICGGGETVRGPDFFNFVFGCLFLNETIHVCQL, via the exons ATGTCGGCCACAAATGCAAGTAATGGCAGTAGAATCGAAACTTACGAGGACTTCGTGAAAGTCCATGATCTGCTTTTAGCAGCATCGGGGCTGCCCCAATCACTTCATTTTAAACTCTTCCAGAAGCTAGCATCGGAAACATTTGATGGCGGAGCTCACTTCGAGATTGAACCCTGCGAGGAAGGCCGTCAGAGACGGTTATTGTTAACCTCCGAAACCATGGCTAAAGACTCCAATGTTTTCCTCATCGACCATGCCTGGACATTTCGCCTCCCGGACGCCTACAAACAG TTGCAGGAGGTTCCGGGGTTGGTGCAGCGGATGGCTGCTCTAATGTGCGTGGACGTCGAAGACGACGGCGGTTCAGAACAGGCCGCTGAAAGTGGCGGGAAAATGACCGCCGAGGAAGTTTTGGAGAGCGAAATTCGAAACGCGAAAGAGACCGGAGATGGATTTGTGAGATGGTTGGAGCTCGAGGAGCTTGGACTTGACGACGCCACcttcctttctctcaacttaTCCACTAAATTTCCG GATTTATTGGCACTTAGCTTGTGCGGGAACAAGCTGGAAAACCAGGAGAAACTTGTTGAGGAAGTTACTAAATTTAAGAACTTAAAGGCTCTTTGGTTGAACAATAATCCAGTTCTTGAAAAAAG TGACTGTGGCATGGAAGATGCAATTCTTCAAGGATGTCCCAAACTCGAAATCTATAACTCTAGATTTACCCATAATTTTGGTGAGTGGGCATTGGGATTTTGTGCTGATGTGTATGGGAAGGATAATCCTGCAAGTAGTCATCAGGGAAACCTTCCTTTGCAAAGTGTGACCTCACTTGACCTTTCGAATAGAGGCATCCATAATCTGATCAATAAG GCGTTCTCGCCTTTTGAGATGCCAAATCTTTCATATTTGAACATTCGAGGCAATCTGATTGAAGAAAATTCAGTCAGTGATTTGTTTGGACTCTTGAAGGCCTTTTATTGCTTACAATCTTTGGAG GTGGATATACCTGGCCCACTCGGAGATAGTGCTGTGGAAGTTCTTGAATCCCTTCCCACTCTTTCCTCATTGAATGGTGTTGATGCATCCAAAATCTTAGAATCTGAAAATCATATTGTTGATTCAATGCTTCAGCTACGTCTGCCTGAATGGACTGCTGAAGAACCTCTTGCTGATCGTGTTCTTAATGCAATGTGGTTATATTTAATGACTTATAGACTCGCAGATGAGGAAAAGCTTGATGAAAATCCTGTATG GTATGTTATGGATGAACTGGGTTCAGCTTTGCGGCATAGTGATGAACCAAATTTCAGGATGGCTCCTTTTCTCTTCATGCCAGAGGGGAAACTGGCATCAGCAGTGAG CTTTTCAATATTATGGCCAACTCAGAATGTTAAGAGAGGCGATGAGTGCACTCGTGATTATCTATTTGGCATTGAGGAGGACAAGCAGCGTTCAGCCAGACTTACAGCTTGGTTCTACACGCCAcagaaatattttattcaa GAATATGAGAAGCATTTAAAGAAATTGCAATCAAAATGTTTACCTTCTCTGTCTGTAAAATCTTCTGCAACTACTGTTGTACATCGCAGTGATGGGAGTGCATTACGTGTTTACACCGACATACCTCAAATTGAAGAATTTTTGACACGGCCAGAATTTGTTATCA CAAATGAGCCAAAGGATGCAGATATCATATGGACAAGTTTGCAGATAGATGAAGAGGTGAAAAAAGCTGTGGGAATAACAGATCAACAATACATAAACCAATTTCCTTTTGAGGCTTGTCTCGTGATGAAACATCATTTGGCAGATACCATACAAAAG GCACAAGGATCTCCTGGATGGTTGCAACCTACTTATAATCTTGAAACACATCTATCTCAACTTATTGGTGACTATTGTCTACGCAAGAGAGATGGGCTAAACAATCTATGGATCTTGAAACCTTGGAACATGGCACGAACTATTGATACAACTGTTACTGATAATTTATCTGCTATTATCCGTCTCATGGAAACTGGTCCAAAAATATGCCAGAAGTACATTGAGCATCCTGCTTTGTTTCAAGGAAAAAAGTGTGATCTTCGTTATATTGTACTGGTTCGCAGTATAAATCCTCTGGAAATCTTCCTTGCAGATGTCTTCTGG GTCCGGTTGGCAAACAATCTATATTCCCTTGAGAAGCATAGTCTTTTTGAGTACGAGACTCACTTCACTGTTATG AACTATGGTCGGAGGTTGAATCACATGAACACACCAGAGTTCGTTAGGGAGTTTGAGAAGGAGCATCAAG TTAAATGGCTTGACATCCACCAGAGAGTAAAAAGCATGATAAGATCTGTCTTCGAGTCAGCTGCATCACTACATCCAGAGATGCATGATCCAAAGTCTAGGGCAATGTACGGTGTGGATGTAATGCTTGATGCCTCTTTCCAGCCTAAGTTATTGGAG GTTACCTACTGCCCTGACTGTATGAGAGCGTGCAAGTATGATACCAAAGCGATATGTGGTGGAGGCGAAACCGTTCGAGGTCCTGACTTCTTCAattttgtgtttggttgtctCTTTTTAAATGAAACTATTCATGTATGCCAACTATAA